The Staphylococcus sp. KG4-3 genome has a window encoding:
- the purQ gene encoding phosphoribosylformylglycinamidine synthase I: MKFAVLKFPGSNCDRDMYNAAIKSGVQAEYVDYRNTSLDGFDGVLIPGGFSFGDYLRSGAMASVAPITEEVKRFASEGKPVLGVCNGFQILTEIGLLPGALLHNDSHLFVSRNESLKVVNNQTAFTNLYDENEVVVYPVAHGEGHYYCTPETYEALDQNNQIILKYVDNPNGSFNDIAGIVNEQGNVCGMMPHPERAIESILGTDSGVKLFEAMVNSWREQNV; this comes from the coding sequence ATGAAATTTGCAGTGCTAAAATTTCCAGGCTCCAATTGTGATAGAGATATGTATAATGCGGCTATAAAGTCTGGCGTACAAGCAGAATATGTTGATTATCGAAATACTTCTTTAGATGGTTTTGATGGCGTGTTAATTCCAGGAGGTTTTTCATTTGGAGATTATCTACGTTCGGGCGCAATGGCTAGTGTGGCACCGATTACTGAAGAAGTGAAAAGGTTTGCTTCAGAAGGTAAACCAGTATTAGGTGTTTGTAATGGATTTCAGATATTAACAGAAATAGGACTATTACCTGGCGCATTATTACATAATGATTCGCACTTGTTTGTCAGTCGTAATGAGTCTTTAAAAGTTGTTAACAATCAAACAGCATTTACAAATTTATATGATGAAAATGAAGTGGTAGTATACCCAGTTGCACATGGTGAAGGACACTATTACTGCACGCCGGAAACATACGAAGCTTTAGATCAAAACAATCAAATCATTTTAAAATATGTTGATAACCCAAATGGTTCATTTAATGATATTGCCGGTATTGTAAATGAACAGGGAAATGTTTGTGGTATGATGCCACACCCAGAACGCGCAATTGAATCCATTTTAGGTACTGACAGCGGTGTGAAGTTATTTGAAGCGATGGTAAATAGTTGGAGGGAACAAAATGTCTAA
- the purK gene encoding 5-(carboxyamino)imidazole ribonucleotide synthase, which yields MNFNKLKFGSTIGIIGGGQLGKMMAQSAQKMGYKVIVLDPDKSCPCQHVAHEFINADYDNQEALEQLGESSDVITYEFENISANQLKTLVSKYNIPQGYQAIKLLQDRLTEKQTLQEANCKIASFVQLSKPDDLNVAIETIGYPFIVKTRFGGYDGKGQILVNSTSDIDEAKALVEKQECVAEQYLQLEKEVSLTVTIGTDNQITYFPLQENEHQNQILFKTVVPARTEHEKEAEARNEVDKIIKKIHFVGTFTVEFFIDGENRLYVNEIAPRPHNSGHYSIEACDFSQFDTHILAITGQKLPKQIELLKPAIMMNLLGKDLDLLEDQFSEYAEWHVHIYGKTSRKPNRKMGHLTVLTTDINRCEQTLLGKFEGRSE from the coding sequence ATGAACTTCAATAAATTAAAGTTCGGTTCGACAATCGGCATTATTGGTGGCGGTCAGTTAGGAAAGATGATGGCACAATCAGCTCAAAAGATGGGGTATAAAGTGATTGTGCTCGATCCTGATAAATCATGTCCATGTCAACATGTCGCACATGAATTTATTAACGCTGACTATGATAATCAAGAAGCATTGGAACAACTTGGAGAGTCATCTGATGTCATCACTTATGAATTTGAAAATATATCAGCAAATCAATTAAAGACACTTGTCTCAAAATATAATATTCCTCAAGGATATCAAGCTATAAAATTACTCCAGGATCGATTGACTGAAAAGCAAACATTACAAGAAGCAAATTGCAAAATTGCATCATTTGTACAATTATCTAAGCCGGATGACTTGAATGTTGCAATAGAAACAATCGGTTATCCTTTTATTGTGAAAACAAGATTCGGTGGCTATGATGGTAAAGGTCAAATATTAGTTAATTCAACATCAGACATAGATGAAGCAAAGGCACTTGTAGAAAAACAAGAATGTGTTGCTGAACAATATTTGCAATTAGAGAAAGAAGTATCTCTAACTGTAACCATTGGTACTGATAATCAAATCACGTATTTTCCACTGCAAGAAAATGAACATCAGAATCAAATTCTCTTTAAAACAGTCGTACCTGCACGTACAGAACATGAAAAAGAAGCAGAAGCTCGAAATGAAGTTGATAAAATAATCAAAAAAATACATTTCGTAGGTACTTTTACTGTGGAGTTCTTTATAGATGGTGAAAATCGTTTGTATGTAAACGAAATCGCACCTAGACCACATAATTCTGGTCATTACTCAATAGAAGCCTGTGATTTTTCACAATTTGATACACATATCTTAGCGATTACTGGTCAAAAATTACCAAAACAAATTGAATTGTTAAAACCCGCAATAATGATGAACTTATTGGGGAAAGATTTAGATTTATTAGAGGATCAATTTAGTGAGTATGCTGAATGGCATGTGCATATATATGGTAAAACATCTAGAAAACCAAATAGAAAGATGGGTCATTTAACAGTGTTGACTACTGACATAAATAGATGCGAACAAACGCTACTTGGTAAATTTGAAGGGAGATCTGAATAA
- the purM gene encoding phosphoribosylformylglycinamidine cyclo-ligase, whose amino-acid sequence MSKAYQQAGVDINAGYEAVNRMSSHVKRTMRKEVLGGLGGFGATFDLSQLNMKEPLLVSGTDGVGTKLKLAIDHDKHDTIGIDAVAMCVNDILTTGAEPLYFLDYIATHKVVPEVIEQIVKGVSDGCEETHTALIGGETAEMGDMYHEGEYDLAGFAVGAVEKSEYIDGSSVKPGQIIIGLESSGIHSNGYSLVRKLIEKSKIDLHANYNDEQTYLEAFLEPTRLYVSPILAVKEAIKIHAMTHITGGGFYENIPRALPEGVTAKIDVTKFPTLPIFDWLQQQGEIETEEMYNIFNMGIGYTIVVDEAQVQTTLDILNKQNVNAYAIGEIVEGDEPIQLTGV is encoded by the coding sequence ATGTCTAAAGCATATCAACAAGCCGGTGTAGATATTAATGCAGGTTATGAAGCAGTAAATCGTATGTCTAGTCACGTTAAGAGAACAATGCGTAAAGAAGTACTTGGTGGTTTAGGTGGTTTTGGGGCAACATTTGACCTATCACAATTAAACATGAAAGAGCCATTACTTGTTTCAGGTACAGACGGAGTAGGTACAAAACTGAAATTAGCAATAGATCACGATAAACATGACACAATTGGTATTGATGCCGTTGCTATGTGCGTCAACGATATTTTAACTACAGGTGCAGAACCACTGTATTTCTTAGATTATATTGCAACACATAAAGTTGTTCCAGAAGTCATCGAACAAATTGTCAAAGGGGTAAGTGACGGTTGTGAAGAAACGCATACTGCTTTAATTGGTGGAGAAACTGCAGAGATGGGTGATATGTATCACGAAGGTGAATATGACTTGGCAGGATTTGCTGTAGGTGCTGTTGAAAAGAGTGAATATATTGATGGTTCTTCAGTAAAGCCAGGTCAAATTATCATAGGACTTGAATCTAGTGGAATTCATTCAAATGGATATAGCTTAGTTAGAAAATTAATCGAAAAATCTAAGATTGATTTACATGCTAACTATAATGATGAACAAACATATTTAGAAGCGTTTTTAGAACCAACAAGATTATATGTTAGTCCAATATTAGCTGTTAAAGAAGCAATTAAGATTCATGCTATGACACACATTACAGGTGGTGGATTTTATGAAAATATCCCTAGAGCATTGCCCGAGGGTGTCACTGCTAAAATAGATGTAACTAAATTCCCAACATTACCAATTTTTGATTGGTTACAACAACAAGGAGAGATTGAAACCGAAGAAATGTACAACATATTTAATATGGGTATTGGTTATACAATTGTAGTAGATGAGGCTCAAGTACAAACAACTTTAGATATACTAAACAAACAAAATGTAAATGCTTATGCAATTGGAGAAATCGTTGAAGGCGATGAACCAATTCAATTAACGGGGGTATAA
- the purS gene encoding phosphoribosylformylglycinamidine synthase subunit PurS has protein sequence MKTIELHITLQPQVLDTQGQALNRAVHDLGYKQVNDIRVGKVLYMTVDEATDAEVHNVVTTLSEKLFANTVIEEYSYKVLEEGEKA, from the coding sequence ATGAAAACAATTGAATTACACATCACATTACAACCACAAGTATTAGATACACAAGGGCAAGCATTAAACCGTGCAGTTCACGATTTAGGCTATAAACAAGTTAACGATATCCGTGTTGGAAAAGTTTTATATATGACAGTAGATGAAGCTACAGATGCTGAAGTACACAATGTGGTTACGACATTAAGTGAAAAACTATTTGCTAATACTGTAATTGAAGAATATAGCTATAAAGTATTGGAAGAAGGAGAGAAAGCATAA
- the purL gene encoding phosphoribosylformylglycinamidine synthase subunit PurL, protein MSKFIEPSAEEIKLEQLYKDMGLSETEYEKVCEILGKEPNFTEIGIFSVMWSEHCSYKHSKPFLTQFPTSGEHVLMGPGEGAGVVDIGDNQAVVFKVESHNHPSAVEPYQGAATGVGGIIRDIVSIGARPINLLNSLRFGELTEKQNRRLLRGVVAGIGGYGNCIGIPTTAGEIEFDDRYDGNPLVNAMCVGIIDHDMVQKGTAKGVGNSVIYVGLKTGRDGIHGATFASEELSEDSESKRPSVQIGDPFVGKKLMEATLEAITFDELIGIQDMGAAGLTSSSSEMAAKGGSGLHLRLEQVPTREKGISPYEMMLSETQERMLLVVEKGTEQKFLDLFDKHELDSAVIGEVTDTDRFVLTYEDEVFADIPVQPLSDEAPVYVLEGEAPNYNESKNDYSKVDVEFVFDELLQHPTIASKRYLYEQYDQQVGANTIVKPGLQSSVVRVEGTNKAIASTIDGEARYVFNNPYEGGKMVVAEAYRNLISVGATPLAMTDCLNYGSPEKKEIYQQLADSTKGMSEACEVLNTPVVSGNVSLYNETRETSIFPTPVVGMVGLIEDIDYLNDFQPSVGDTLYVVGDTKDDFGGSQVEKLLYKKVNHEFEAIDLSNEVQKGESIKQVIRNGVASHVQTVGKGGLLLTLARMSAHYQLGLNVQLNVTNAQLFSETQGRYIVAVKEGQTLEIENAVEIGQLTNDGQFKVANNEVQVTRNVQNLTDIWEGAIPKCMTATD, encoded by the coding sequence ATGTCTAAGTTTATTGAACCAAGTGCAGAAGAAATCAAATTAGAGCAATTGTATAAAGATATGGGTTTAAGTGAAACAGAATACGAAAAAGTTTGCGAAATTTTAGGTAAAGAACCTAATTTTACAGAAATAGGTATCTTCTCTGTAATGTGGAGCGAGCATTGTTCTTATAAGCACTCTAAGCCATTCTTAACACAATTTCCAACTTCTGGTGAGCATGTATTAATGGGACCGGGTGAAGGTGCCGGTGTTGTGGATATAGGTGATAATCAAGCTGTTGTATTCAAAGTAGAATCCCATAACCATCCATCTGCTGTAGAACCTTATCAAGGTGCGGCAACTGGTGTCGGCGGTATTATTAGAGATATCGTTTCTATTGGCGCAAGACCTATTAATTTATTAAACAGCCTACGCTTCGGTGAACTTACTGAAAAACAAAACCGCCGTTTATTACGTGGTGTGGTTGCTGGTATCGGTGGTTATGGTAACTGTATAGGTATTCCAACTACTGCCGGTGAGATAGAGTTTGATGATAGATATGATGGAAATCCTTTAGTAAATGCTATGTGTGTAGGTATTATCGATCATGATATGGTTCAAAAAGGTACAGCAAAAGGTGTAGGTAATTCAGTAATTTACGTAGGATTAAAAACTGGACGTGATGGTATTCATGGCGCTACATTTGCTTCTGAAGAACTAAGCGAAGATAGTGAAAGTAAACGACCATCAGTACAAATTGGTGACCCATTTGTTGGTAAGAAACTTATGGAGGCAACATTAGAAGCGATTACGTTTGATGAACTAATAGGTATACAAGATATGGGAGCTGCAGGGTTGACTTCATCTTCTTCAGAGATGGCTGCAAAAGGTGGCAGCGGTTTACATTTACGTTTAGAACAAGTTCCAACTAGAGAAAAAGGTATATCACCATATGAAATGATGTTATCAGAAACACAAGAGCGTATGTTACTTGTTGTTGAAAAAGGTACAGAACAAAAATTCTTAGACTTATTTGATAAACATGAATTAGATAGTGCTGTGATTGGTGAAGTAACGGATACAGATCGCTTTGTATTAACGTATGAAGATGAAGTGTTTGCGGACATTCCTGTGCAACCTTTATCTGATGAAGCGCCTGTTTATGTATTAGAAGGTGAAGCACCGAACTATAATGAGAGTAAAAACGATTATAGCAAAGTTGATGTAGAGTTTGTGTTTGATGAACTATTACAACATCCAACTATTGCATCTAAACGTTATTTATATGAACAATATGATCAACAAGTTGGCGCTAATACAATTGTGAAACCAGGATTACAATCATCTGTAGTTCGAGTAGAAGGTACGAATAAAGCAATCGCATCTACGATCGACGGTGAAGCACGTTATGTATTTAACAACCCTTATGAAGGTGGGAAAATGGTTGTAGCAGAAGCGTACCGTAATTTGATTTCCGTAGGTGCTACGCCTTTAGCAATGACTGACTGTCTAAACTATGGATCACCAGAAAAGAAAGAAATTTATCAACAGTTAGCGGATTCAACGAAAGGTATGTCAGAAGCGTGTGAAGTATTAAATACACCAGTCGTATCAGGTAATGTATCACTTTATAATGAAACTAGAGAAACATCTATCTTCCCTACACCAGTTGTAGGCATGGTTGGGTTAATCGAAGATATCGATTACTTAAATGATTTCCAACCAAGCGTTGGCGACACTTTATATGTAGTGGGTGACACAAAAGATGACTTTGGTGGTAGCCAAGTTGAGAAGTTACTATATAAGAAAGTAAATCATGAATTTGAAGCAATTGATTTATCTAATGAAGTACAAAAAGGTGAATCTATTAAACAAGTGATTCGTAATGGTGTTGCATCACATGTTCAAACCGTTGGAAAAGGCGGCTTATTGTTGACGTTAGCACGTATGAGCGCACACTACCAACTTGGATTAAATGTACAATTAAATGTAACGAACGCGCAATTGTTTAGTGAAACACAAGGGCGCTATATTGTTGCAGTAAAAGAAGGACAAACGTTAGAAATTGAAAATGCTGTGGAAATTGGTCAATTAACAAATGACGGTCAATTTAAAGTAGCTAATAATGAGGTTCAAGTAACACGTAATGTTCAAAACCTTACTGATATATGGGAAGGAGCAATACCTAAATGTATGACAGCAACGGACTAA
- the purN gene encoding phosphoribosylglycinamide formyltransferase — MTKIAIFASGSGSNFESIMTQIEQGNLPHIEVTALYTDQVSAYCIERARKYNLDVHINELKNFDSKADYERKIIEWLTSEKVEWIVLAGYMKLIGENILRAYDKRILNIHPSLLPKYKGKDAVGQALASGDDITGTTVHYVDSGMDTGEIIEQRTCDIYPDDTKSDLEERIKALEHELYPAVISKIIQ, encoded by the coding sequence GTGACCAAAATAGCTATTTTTGCGTCAGGGTCAGGTAGTAATTTTGAAAGCATAATGACACAAATTGAGCAAGGTAATCTTCCTCATATTGAAGTGACAGCATTGTATACAGATCAAGTTAGTGCATATTGTATTGAACGCGCTAGGAAATACAATCTAGATGTACATATTAATGAATTGAAAAACTTTGATTCTAAAGCAGACTACGAACGAAAAATTATAGAGTGGCTTACTTCAGAAAAAGTTGAATGGATAGTCTTAGCAGGCTATATGAAATTAATTGGCGAAAATATTTTGAGAGCCTATGATAAAAGGATTTTAAATATTCACCCATCCTTATTACCCAAATACAAAGGTAAAGATGCGGTGGGCCAAGCATTAGCAAGTGGTGATGACATAACTGGTACGACGGTACATTATGTCGATAGTGGGATGGATACAGGAGAAATTATCGAACAAAGAACATGTGATATATACCCGGACGACACTAAATCAGACTTAGAAGAGAGAATAAAAGCATTAGAACATGAATTATACCCAGCAGTCATTTCAAAAATCATTCAATAA
- the purC gene encoding phosphoribosylaminoimidazolesuccinocarboxamide synthase produces the protein MSLLYEGKAKRIFSTGENDVLRVEYKDEVTAGNGAKKDLIEGKGRLNNQITSRIFNYLKEKGVKSHFIEQISETEQLVQSVEIIPLEVVVRNIAAGSITKRLGFDKGHEFDEPLVEFFYKNDDLNDPLITEDHIKLLHLAEEKEINILKEAAKEVNEVLVQLMNEMNLRLVDFKIEFGRTNDGQILLADEISPDTCRIWDKDSDTNFDKDVYREDRGSIIETYQTFLNKLEAL, from the coding sequence ATGTCTTTATTATATGAAGGTAAAGCAAAAAGAATATTTTCAACTGGTGAAAATGATGTATTACGCGTTGAATACAAAGATGAAGTTACTGCAGGAAATGGTGCTAAAAAAGATTTAATAGAAGGTAAAGGACGTTTAAATAACCAAATCACTTCTCGCATTTTTAATTATTTAAAAGAAAAAGGCGTGAAAAGCCATTTTATCGAGCAGATATCTGAAACTGAACAACTAGTACAATCAGTTGAAATTATACCTTTAGAAGTAGTGGTAAGAAATATTGCTGCAGGATCTATAACTAAAAGACTTGGTTTTGATAAAGGACATGAATTTGACGAACCACTTGTTGAGTTCTTCTATAAAAATGATGATCTAAACGATCCATTAATAACTGAAGATCATATTAAGTTACTACATTTAGCTGAAGAGAAAGAAATTAATATATTAAAAGAAGCGGCAAAGGAAGTAAATGAAGTATTAGTTCAATTGATGAATGAAATGAATTTAAGGTTAGTAGATTTTAAAATAGAGTTTGGCCGTACAAACGATGGACAAATTTTACTAGCTGATGAAATTTCACCTGATACATGCCGAATTTGGGATAAAGATAGCGATACAAATTTTGATAAAGATGTATATAGAGAAGATAGAGGATCAATCATTGAAACATATCAAACTTTTTTAAATAAACTGGAGGCTTTATAA
- the purH gene encoding bifunctional phosphoribosylaminoimidazolecarboxamide formyltransferase/IMP cyclohydrolase has product MKKAILSVSNKTGIVAFAQSLIENGYELYSTGGTMRAIAEAGVPVKSISDLTQFEEIMDGRVKTLHPSVHGGILADRDKPEHLEQLKEQHIDLIDMVVVNLYPFKETVANPDVTEGDAIENIDIGGPTMLRAAAKNFKHVTTVVHPADYNEIINRLKEGQLDEAYRKSLMIKVFEHTNEYDAAIVDYFKDNKESLRYGENPQQSAYFVRTSDASHTLAGAKQLHGKQLSYNNIKDADAALSLVKQFERPAAVAVKHMNPCGVGVADSIDEAYQYAFEADSQSIFGGIVALNRTVEKSLAETLHGIFLEVIIAPKFTQEALDVLSQKKNIRLLEIDMTIDNSEQEVVSVSGGYLVQDKDNVALKREEMNVVTDVEPTEAQWDAMLLGWKVVASVKSNAIILSNAKQTVGIGAGQMNRVGSAQIAIDRAIEINDDVVMVSDGFFPMDDTVELAAKSGIKAIIQPGGSIKDQASIDMANKHGIAMVTTGVRHFKH; this is encoded by the coding sequence ATGAAGAAAGCAATTTTAAGTGTGTCTAATAAAACAGGGATTGTAGCGTTTGCGCAATCATTAATAGAAAACGGTTATGAATTATATTCAACAGGTGGCACGATGCGTGCAATTGCTGAAGCGGGTGTACCTGTAAAATCTATTTCTGACTTAACGCAATTTGAAGAAATTATGGACGGCAGAGTTAAGACATTACATCCATCTGTGCATGGTGGTATTTTAGCAGATCGTGATAAACCTGAACATTTAGAACAATTAAAAGAACAACATATTGATTTAATAGATATGGTCGTCGTGAATCTTTACCCGTTTAAAGAAACGGTTGCTAACCCAGATGTAACAGAAGGTGACGCAATTGAAAATATTGATATTGGTGGACCTACAATGTTGCGTGCAGCAGCTAAAAATTTTAAACACGTGACAACGGTAGTTCATCCTGCTGATTATAATGAAATCATAAATAGATTAAAAGAAGGGCAATTAGATGAAGCTTATCGTAAATCATTAATGATTAAAGTATTTGAACATACAAATGAATACGATGCTGCGATTGTCGATTATTTCAAAGATAACAAAGAAAGTTTACGCTATGGGGAAAACCCACAGCAGTCTGCATATTTTGTACGTACTTCGGATGCATCACACACACTAGCTGGTGCTAAGCAATTACACGGTAAACAATTAAGTTATAATAACATTAAAGATGCTGATGCCGCCTTGTCACTTGTTAAACAGTTTGAACGGCCAGCAGCAGTTGCTGTGAAACATATGAATCCTTGTGGTGTTGGTGTTGCTGATTCAATTGATGAAGCTTATCAGTATGCCTTTGAAGCTGATAGCCAATCTATCTTTGGTGGTATTGTTGCTTTAAATAGAACAGTTGAAAAATCATTAGCTGAAACATTACATGGTATTTTTCTAGAAGTTATTATTGCACCAAAATTTACACAAGAAGCTTTAGATGTTTTAAGTCAAAAGAAAAATATTAGATTATTAGAAATTGATATGACTATTGATAATAGCGAACAAGAAGTTGTATCAGTTTCCGGCGGTTACTTAGTTCAAGATAAAGACAATGTAGCTTTGAAACGTGAAGAAATGAATGTTGTAACTGACGTTGAACCTACTGAAGCACAATGGGATGCGATGTTACTAGGTTGGAAAGTAGTTGCTTCAGTTAAAAGTAATGCAATCATATTAAGTAATGCCAAACAGACTGTGGGCATTGGTGCAGGTCAAATGAACCGTGTTGGTTCAGCACAAATCGCTATTGATCGTGCAATTGAAATTAATGATGATGTAGTAATGGTTTCCGACGGGTTCTTCCCAATGGATGATACTGTCGAGCTAGCTGCCAAGTCAGGAATTAAAGCGATTATTCAACCAGGTGGTTCAATTAAGGATCAAGCATCTATTGATATGGCAAACAAACATGGTATTGCTATGGTAACTACAGGCGTTAGACACTTTAAACATTAA
- the purE gene encoding 5-(carboxyamino)imidazole ribonucleotide mutase, producing the protein MKVVVIMGSSSDWETMKESCSMLDQLEIPYDKKVVSAHRTPQLMVDFSKEARSNGYDVIIAGAGGAAHLPGMVASMTTLPVIGVPIESKSLKGLDSLLSIVQMPGGIPVATTAIGKAGAKNAGILAARILSVGNHSIQKNLENYEKSLVQKVSEMQDELQ; encoded by the coding sequence TTGAAAGTGGTAGTCATAATGGGTAGTTCGTCAGATTGGGAAACGATGAAAGAAAGTTGTTCTATGTTAGACCAATTGGAAATTCCGTATGATAAGAAAGTTGTTTCAGCACATCGTACGCCACAATTAATGGTTGATTTTTCTAAAGAAGCAAGATCGAATGGTTATGATGTCATTATTGCAGGTGCAGGTGGCGCCGCTCATTTACCAGGTATGGTTGCATCGATGACAACATTACCAGTAATTGGTGTACCAATTGAGTCAAAAAGTTTAAAAGGCTTAGATTCGTTATTATCAATTGTCCAAATGCCAGGAGGTATTCCTGTTGCGACTACAGCTATAGGTAAAGCTGGTGCTAAAAATGCGGGTATATTAGCTGCAAGAATACTAAGTGTTGGTAATCATTCAATCCAAAAGAATTTGGAAAATTATGAAAAATCATTGGTTCAGAAAGTGAGTGAAATGCAAGATGAACTTCAATAA
- the purF gene encoding amidophosphoribosyltransferase, whose translation MYDSNGLNEECGVFGIWDHPESAQLTYMGLHSLQHRGQEGAGIVCSNGEKLIGERGLGLLTEAISDIQLETFKSYQHAIGHVRYATSGNKGIENIQPFLYHFYDMSVAVCHNGNLINAQSLKRSLEHQGSIFHSSSDTEVIMHLIRRSKAPTFEDAFQESLRKIKGGFTFAILTKDALYGAVDPNAIRPLAVGKMKNGSYMIASETCAIDVLGAEFVRDIHAGEYVVINDEGIRVESYTRHTTTAISAMEYIYFARPDSTIAGKNVHAVRKQSGKQLAKESPAKSADMVIGVPNSSLSAASGYAEESGLPYEMGLVKNQYVARTFIQPTQELREQGVRVKLSAVKDIVQDKNIVLVDDSIVRGTTSRRIVQMLKDAGAREVHVRIASPEFMFPSFYGIDVSTTAELISANKSPEEISEHIGADSLAYLSVDGLIDSIGLDVDAPYSGLCVESFTGDYPAGLYDYEEDYIAHLSDRQKAYIADHKQFFDREGNLNV comes from the coding sequence ATGTATGACAGCAACGGACTAAATGAAGAATGTGGTGTATTTGGTATTTGGGATCATCCCGAATCTGCACAATTAACTTACATGGGGTTACACAGTTTACAACATCGTGGACAAGAAGGTGCTGGTATAGTGTGCTCTAATGGTGAAAAGTTAATTGGTGAACGTGGTTTGGGTTTGTTAACAGAAGCAATATCGGATATTCAACTTGAAACTTTCAAATCATACCAACACGCTATTGGTCATGTGAGATATGCAACATCCGGTAATAAAGGTATTGAAAATATCCAACCATTTTTATATCACTTTTACGATATGAGTGTTGCAGTTTGTCATAATGGAAATCTTATAAATGCACAAAGTTTAAAGCGTTCATTAGAACATCAAGGGTCTATTTTTCATTCATCATCGGACACAGAAGTCATCATGCATTTAATTAGAAGAAGTAAAGCACCAACCTTTGAAGATGCATTCCAAGAAAGTTTGAGAAAGATAAAGGGTGGATTTACTTTTGCTATTTTAACTAAAGATGCATTATACGGCGCAGTTGATCCTAATGCAATTAGACCATTAGCTGTAGGTAAAATGAAAAATGGCTCTTACATGATTGCGAGTGAAACATGTGCGATTGATGTCTTAGGTGCTGAATTTGTGCGCGATATTCATGCAGGAGAATATGTTGTGATTAATGATGAAGGTATTAGAGTAGAGTCATATACTAGACACACGACGACAGCTATTTCTGCGATGGAATATATTTACTTTGCTAGACCTGATTCTACAATTGCTGGTAAAAATGTACATGCAGTTAGAAAGCAATCTGGTAAGCAACTAGCTAAAGAAAGCCCAGCTAAAAGCGCAGATATGGTTATCGGAGTGCCGAACTCTTCATTGTCTGCTGCTTCTGGTTACGCAGAAGAAAGCGGATTGCCTTATGAAATGGGCTTAGTTAAAAACCAATACGTTGCACGAACATTTATTCAACCGACCCAAGAACTACGTGAACAAGGTGTACGCGTAAAATTATCAGCGGTTAAGGATATTGTACAAGATAAAAATATCGTACTTGTAGATGATTCAATTGTCCGAGGTACAACTAGTAGACGCATCGTGCAAATGTTGAAAGATGCTGGAGCTAGAGAAGTACATGTACGTATCGCGTCGCCTGAGTTTATGTTCCCAAGCTTTTATGGCATCGACGTTTCGACAACAGCTGAACTTATTTCTGCCAACAAATCGCCAGAAGAAATAAGCGAGCATATTGGCGCAGATTCTTTAGCTTATCTATCAGTTGATGGATTGATTGATTCCATTGGACTTGATGTAGATGCACCATACAGTGGATTATGTGTAGAAAGTTTTACTGGTGACTATCCAGCAGGACTTTATGACTATGAAGAAGATTATATAGCACATCTAAGCGACCGCCAAAAAGCATATATTGCAGATCATAAACAATTCTTTGATAGAGAGGGTAATTTAAATGTCTAA